In the genome of Mycobacteriales bacterium, one region contains:
- the glmM gene encoding phosphoglucosamine mutase, whose amino-acid sequence MGRLFGTDGVRGLANAELTAELALDVAVAAAHVLVERRTGGSRPAAVVGRDPRASGEFLEAAVLAGLASAGVDVHRVGVVPTPAVAHLTATLGADLGVMISASHNPMPDNGIKFFDSAGFKLPDAIEDEVESRLREGWARPTGSGVGRLLDSSAALDRYIDHLVGTVPRRLEGLRVVVDCANGAASTAAPTALARAGAEVTALHATPDGYNINEGCGSTHPAELIATVRSTGADVGIAHDGDADRCIAIDAEGNVIDGDTILAVCALARHAAGTLAGDTVVTTVMTNLGFHQAMRAAGIGVVETAVGDRYVLEAMRAHGLVLGGEQSGHLVFLDHATTGDGILTALQLLAELAGSGRTLAELATAVRPLPQVLLNLRVADRETAMASPALAATVQAARAELGAEGRILVRASGTEPLVRIMVEAATERRAQEIAARIARTLPDPAAAD is encoded by the coding sequence CACGGCCGAGCTCGCTCTGGACGTCGCGGTAGCGGCTGCTCACGTCCTCGTCGAGCGGCGAACCGGCGGCAGCCGGCCCGCGGCGGTGGTGGGCCGCGACCCGCGCGCGTCGGGGGAGTTCCTCGAGGCCGCGGTGCTGGCCGGCTTGGCCAGTGCCGGTGTCGATGTGCACCGGGTCGGGGTCGTCCCCACGCCCGCGGTGGCCCATCTCACCGCAACGCTCGGGGCGGATCTCGGCGTGATGATTTCGGCGAGCCACAACCCGATGCCGGATAACGGCATCAAGTTCTTCGATTCCGCGGGGTTCAAGCTGCCCGACGCCATCGAGGACGAGGTCGAGTCGAGGTTGCGCGAAGGCTGGGCCCGCCCGACCGGGTCCGGGGTCGGCCGCCTCCTCGACTCGTCGGCCGCACTGGATCGCTACATCGATCACCTGGTGGGCACCGTGCCGCGACGGCTCGAGGGGCTGCGCGTGGTCGTCGACTGTGCCAACGGGGCGGCTTCGACCGCCGCGCCGACGGCGTTGGCCCGCGCCGGGGCTGAGGTAACGGCCCTGCACGCCACTCCGGACGGTTACAACATCAACGAGGGTTGCGGATCCACCCACCCGGCCGAGCTGATCGCGACGGTGCGCTCGACGGGCGCCGACGTCGGGATCGCGCATGACGGCGACGCCGACCGCTGCATCGCGATCGATGCCGAGGGCAACGTCATCGACGGCGACACCATCCTCGCGGTGTGCGCCTTGGCCCGCCACGCTGCCGGCACCCTGGCCGGCGACACGGTCGTCACAACGGTTATGACCAACCTCGGCTTCCACCAGGCGATGCGCGCGGCGGGGATCGGCGTCGTGGAGACCGCGGTCGGCGATCGGTACGTGCTCGAGGCGATGCGCGCGCACGGGTTGGTTCTCGGCGGTGAGCAGTCCGGTCATCTGGTCTTTCTCGACCATGCGACCACCGGCGACGGGATCCTGACCGCCCTGCAGTTGCTGGCGGAGCTTGCCGGTTCCGGGCGAACGCTGGCCGAGCTGGCCACAGCTGTCCGCCCGCTGCCCCAGGTGCTCCTCAATCTGCGGGTCGCCGACCGTGAGACGGCGATGGCGTCGCCGGCGCTCGCGGCCACGGTGCAGGCCGCCCGCGCGGAGCTCGGCGCCGAGGGCCGGATCCTTGTCCGGGCCAGTGGGACCGAGCCGCTCGTGCGGATCATGGTCGAGGCCGCGACGGAGCGGCGGGCCCAAGAGATCGCCGCGCGGATCGCTCGAACTTTGCCGGATCCCGCTGCGGCCGACTGA
- the glmS gene encoding glutamine--fructose-6-phosphate transaminase (isomerizing) has translation MCGIIGYVGAGSAADVVLDGLRRLEYRGYDSAGIAVVGTGELEVRRRAGKLANLDKEVAERPLPGSTGVGHTRWATHGAPTDRNAHPHVSCDGAIAVVHNGIIENYAALRRGLEATGHEFRSDTDTETVAHLLEERYTGDLAEAVRSVCRDLEGAFTIVAVHRDAPGVVVGARRNCPLVVGRGDGENFLASDVVAFIAHTRRAVELGQDQVVELRADSFSITTFSGEPAEGRDYHIDWDASAAEKGGYPYFMLKEIAEQPTAIADTLRGRLTGDGAILLDEVRLSDQDLREVDKVFIVACGSAFYAGLVAKYAIEHWVRIPCEVDIASEFRYRDPVLDRSTLVLAISQSGETLDTLMAVKHAREQNAQVLAICNTNGSTIPRESDAVLYTRAGPEVGVAATKTFLAQLAATYLVGLSLARIRGTMDGDEVMSIVAQLERMPSLIEQVLGTAEPVRALARELAEARTVLFVGRHVGYPVALEGALKLKELAYMHAEAFPAGELKHGPIALVEEGVPVIAVVPPRRARSELHAKMLSNLQEVRARGARTIAIAEEGDDEVLAHATNVIRFPRTPTMLAPLVTTVPLQVFACELALARGLDVDQPRNLAKSVTVE, from the coding sequence ATGTGCGGGATCATCGGGTACGTGGGCGCGGGGTCGGCGGCGGACGTCGTGCTCGACGGGCTGCGCCGCCTCGAATACCGCGGATATGACAGTGCCGGGATCGCTGTCGTCGGCACGGGCGAACTCGAGGTTCGGCGCCGGGCCGGGAAGCTGGCGAACCTCGACAAGGAGGTGGCCGAACGGCCGCTGCCCGGTTCGACCGGCGTGGGGCACACCCGGTGGGCCACGCACGGGGCACCTACCGACCGGAACGCTCACCCGCACGTCAGCTGTGACGGGGCGATCGCGGTCGTACACAACGGGATCATCGAGAACTACGCCGCCCTGCGCCGCGGCCTCGAGGCAACCGGTCACGAGTTTCGCAGCGACACCGACACCGAGACCGTCGCCCATCTGCTCGAGGAGCGTTACACCGGCGACCTCGCCGAGGCGGTCCGCTCGGTCTGTCGCGACCTCGAGGGCGCCTTCACCATCGTCGCCGTCCACCGCGACGCGCCCGGGGTCGTGGTCGGTGCCCGACGCAACTGCCCGCTCGTCGTCGGCCGAGGGGACGGGGAGAACTTCCTCGCGAGTGACGTAGTCGCATTCATCGCCCATACCCGCCGAGCCGTCGAGCTCGGGCAGGATCAGGTGGTCGAGCTGCGTGCCGACTCTTTCTCCATAACGACTTTCTCCGGCGAACCCGCCGAGGGCCGCGATTACCACATCGACTGGGACGCGAGCGCCGCCGAGAAGGGCGGCTACCCGTACTTCATGCTCAAGGAGATCGCCGAGCAACCAACGGCCATCGCGGACACCTTGCGGGGTCGGCTCACCGGGGACGGTGCGATCCTGCTCGACGAGGTCCGGCTCTCCGACCAGGACCTGCGCGAGGTGGACAAGGTCTTCATCGTCGCCTGCGGTTCGGCGTTCTACGCCGGGCTGGTCGCCAAGTACGCCATCGAGCACTGGGTGCGGATCCCGTGCGAGGTCGACATCGCCTCCGAGTTCCGCTACCGGGACCCGGTTCTCGACCGGTCGACGCTGGTGCTGGCGATCAGCCAGAGCGGTGAGACCCTCGACACCCTGATGGCGGTCAAGCACGCCCGCGAGCAGAACGCGCAGGTGCTCGCGATCTGCAATACCAATGGCTCGACGATCCCCCGGGAATCCGACGCGGTGCTCTACACCCGGGCCGGACCCGAGGTGGGTGTGGCGGCCACGAAGACGTTCCTCGCCCAGCTCGCGGCGACCTATCTAGTCGGCCTCTCCCTCGCCCGGATCCGCGGCACGATGGACGGCGACGAGGTGATGTCCATCGTTGCCCAGCTGGAGCGGATGCCGTCCCTGATCGAGCAGGTTCTCGGCACTGCCGAGCCGGTGCGTGCGCTGGCCCGCGAGCTGGCCGAGGCACGGACCGTGCTCTTCGTCGGGCGGCACGTCGGGTACCCGGTGGCACTGGAAGGCGCCCTGAAACTCAAGGAGCTCGCCTACATGCACGCCGAGGCGTTCCCGGCCGGTGAGCTGAAACACGGCCCGATCGCCTTGGTCGAGGAAGGGGTTCCGGTCATCGCGGTCGTCCCCCCACGACGGGCCCGCAGCGAGTTGCACGCCAAGATGCTTTCCAACCTCCAGGAGGTCCGAGCCCGCGGGGCGCGGACGATCGCGATCGCCGAAGAGGGCGACGACGAGGTACTGGCGCACGCGACGAACGTCATCCGATTCCCACGGACCCCGACGATGTTGGCTCCGCTCGTGACCACGGTGCCGCTTCAAGTGTTCGCCTGTGAGCTGGCGTTGGCCCGGGGCCTGGATGTCGACCAGCCGCGGAACCTCGCGAAGTCCGTCACGGTCGAGTAG
- a CDS encoding holo-ACP synthase yields MIVGVGIDIVDVTRFAHALERTPSLAGRLFTRAEREPVGSRARSAASFAARFAAKEAVAKALGAPRGLRWHDVEVVTEPSGRPALLVGGTVAEAAAGLQVTGWQVSLSHDCGSAIAVVLAQR; encoded by the coding sequence GTGATCGTCGGGGTCGGCATCGACATCGTCGACGTGACCCGGTTCGCCCACGCCCTGGAGCGGACCCCGTCGCTGGCCGGGCGTCTGTTCACCCGTGCCGAGCGGGAGCCGGTCGGTTCCCGGGCCCGGTCGGCGGCCTCCTTCGCCGCGCGATTCGCGGCGAAGGAGGCGGTCGCGAAGGCGTTGGGGGCCCCTCGCGGGCTGCGGTGGCACGACGTCGAGGTGGTCACGGAGCCCTCCGGCCGGCCGGCGCTTCTGGTCGGTGGCACGGTGGCGGAGGCAGCGGCCGGCCTGCAGGTGACCGGTTGGCAGGTGTCGCTGAGCCACGACTGTGGATCGGCGATCGCGGTCGTGTTGGCGCAGCGATGA
- a CDS encoding NAD(P)H-hydrate dehydratase translates to MRAAYDVAAVRTAEGILQAAVPDGALMQRAASGLARRCAEMLGRVYGSRVVLLVGSGDNGGDALFAGARLAVRGARVDAIQTGDRMHAAGRAALEQAGGLLHDPAAAGELIGRADLVMDGMVGIGARGKLRPPAEWLAGLASSGRAPVVAVDVPSGVDATTGRVEGAVVRADVTVTFGSLKPGLLVAPGAQAAGAVDLVDIGLAGYLREPPAVRVLDAEDVARLLPVPGADGDKYRRGVLGVVAGSDTYPGAAVLAVGAALHAGAGMIRYVGAAAPAELVRQRWPEAVCTVVDHDASGSPDDPEAVLEAGRVQAWVIGPGLGTGDGARSVLKAVLSTDLPVLVDADALNLLAAHPFWVARRRGPTLLTPHAGEFARLTGAERADVAADRLDHARRAAADLAATVLLKGSTTVVCDPAGATYVNPTGTGYLATAGSGDVLSGAAGALLAQGLQPLEAGAVGAYLHGLAARLAAGPGGGAPIRAFDVIRYWRSAVATVRG, encoded by the coding sequence ATGAGGGCTGCCTACGACGTGGCGGCGGTCCGGACCGCTGAGGGGATTCTTCAGGCGGCGGTGCCGGACGGGGCCCTCATGCAGCGCGCGGCGAGCGGGTTGGCCCGACGGTGCGCCGAGATGCTCGGCCGGGTGTACGGCTCGCGGGTCGTGCTGCTGGTCGGATCCGGTGACAACGGCGGGGACGCGCTGTTCGCCGGCGCTCGGTTGGCGGTCCGGGGCGCGCGGGTCGACGCGATCCAGACCGGCGATCGCATGCACGCCGCGGGGCGGGCGGCTCTGGAGCAGGCCGGGGGCCTGCTGCACGACCCGGCGGCCGCCGGGGAGCTGATCGGCCGGGCGGACCTCGTCATGGACGGGATGGTCGGGATCGGCGCCCGTGGCAAACTGCGGCCGCCGGCCGAATGGCTGGCGGGGCTGGCATCTTCGGGTCGGGCCCCCGTCGTTGCCGTCGATGTCCCGAGCGGGGTGGATGCGACCACCGGCCGGGTCGAGGGTGCGGTGGTGCGGGCGGACGTGACGGTGACGTTCGGAAGCCTGAAACCCGGTCTTCTGGTGGCTCCAGGTGCGCAGGCGGCCGGGGCCGTCGATCTGGTCGACATCGGGCTGGCCGGTTACCTCCGCGAGCCGCCGGCCGTGCGGGTCCTGGACGCGGAGGACGTGGCCCGGTTGCTTCCGGTACCGGGCGCGGATGGCGACAAATACCGCCGCGGGGTGCTCGGCGTGGTCGCCGGCAGCGACACCTATCCCGGGGCGGCCGTGCTCGCCGTCGGCGCCGCGCTGCACGCCGGTGCGGGCATGATCAGGTACGTGGGGGCGGCCGCCCCAGCCGAACTGGTCCGCCAGCGTTGGCCCGAGGCGGTGTGCACCGTCGTCGACCACGATGCTTCCGGGTCGCCGGACGACCCGGAGGCCGTGCTCGAAGCCGGGCGCGTGCAGGCCTGGGTGATCGGGCCAGGACTCGGCACCGGGGATGGCGCGCGGTCGGTCCTCAAGGCCGTGCTCAGCACGGACCTACCGGTACTCGTCGACGCGGATGCCCTGAACCTGCTTGCCGCACATCCGTTCTGGGTTGCGCGCCGACGTGGGCCGACGCTGCTGACCCCGCACGCCGGCGAGTTCGCTCGCCTGACCGGTGCGGAGCGCGCCGACGTAGCGGCGGACCGGCTCGATCACGCCCGGCGGGCCGCCGCGGATCTGGCGGCCACGGTCCTGCTGAAGGGCTCGACAACCGTGGTTTGCGATCCGGCCGGGGCCACCTACGTCAACCCGACCGGCACCGGCTACCTGGCCACCGCCGGTAGCGGCGACGTGCTGTCGGGAGCCGCGGGCGCGCTGCTCGCCCAGGGGCTCCAGCCGCTCGAGGCCGGGGCGGTAGGCGCCTACCTGCACGGTCTGGCGGCCCGATTGGCCGCCGGCCCGGGCGGCGGCGCCCCGATCCGGGCGTTCGACGTGATCCGGTACTGGCGTAGCGCGGTGGCAACCGTGCGGGGCTGA
- the alr gene encoding alanine racemase encodes MSSSPHAVAVVDLDAIRDNVGRLVELAGEAAVCAVVKADGYGHGLVPVARAALDGGAGWLGVAFLDEALALRSAGLESPLVAFIVGPGSDLPAALTGQIDVAVGDRARLADLAAAARAVGVPARVHLEADTGLSRGGAPAADWADLVEAAAKAQADGTVSVVGVWSHLACADEPGHPATAGQLAGFAAALELADRAGVHPEVRHLANSAALLTEPAARYDLVRPGIAMYGLSPGPGVAAARFELRPAMTLTSRVALAKRVPGGSGVSYGHRYRTTGETGLALIPLGYGDGIPRAGGGTLEVLLAGARRRIAGTVCMDQFVVDTGADSVGAGDEVVLFGPGSQGEPTADEWADVLGTIGYEIVTRIGPRVARRYLGERP; translated from the coding sequence GTGAGCTCGTCGCCCCACGCGGTCGCAGTCGTGGACCTCGACGCGATCCGGGACAACGTCGGCCGCCTCGTCGAGCTGGCCGGTGAGGCCGCGGTGTGCGCCGTGGTGAAGGCCGACGGGTACGGCCACGGGCTGGTCCCCGTCGCTCGGGCGGCGCTGGACGGCGGCGCGGGCTGGCTCGGTGTGGCGTTCCTTGACGAGGCCCTCGCCCTGCGTTCCGCCGGCCTCGAGTCGCCGCTGGTCGCCTTCATCGTCGGCCCCGGCTCGGACCTGCCCGCTGCCTTGACCGGACAGATCGATGTCGCCGTCGGTGACCGGGCTCGGCTCGCCGACCTCGCCGCCGCCGCCCGGGCGGTCGGCGTCCCGGCCCGGGTTCACCTCGAAGCGGACACCGGCCTCAGCCGGGGCGGCGCCCCGGCCGCCGACTGGGCCGACCTCGTCGAGGCTGCGGCCAAGGCTCAGGCGGACGGGACCGTGTCGGTGGTCGGCGTGTGGTCGCACCTGGCTTGCGCGGACGAGCCCGGCCATCCGGCGACCGCCGGGCAACTGGCCGGTTTCGCGGCTGCGCTGGAGCTCGCCGACCGGGCCGGAGTGCATCCGGAGGTCCGGCACCTCGCCAACTCGGCGGCCTTGCTCACCGAGCCCGCCGCGCGCTACGACCTGGTCCGACCCGGGATCGCAATGTACGGGCTGTCGCCCGGACCGGGCGTGGCGGCCGCCCGGTTCGAGCTGCGTCCAGCGATGACGTTGACCTCCCGCGTGGCGCTGGCCAAGCGGGTGCCCGGCGGTTCGGGGGTCAGCTACGGCCACCGCTACCGGACGACCGGCGAGACCGGGCTCGCGCTCATCCCGCTGGGTTACGGCGACGGGATCCCCCGGGCCGGCGGTGGCACCCTCGAGGTGCTCCTCGCCGGTGCTCGCCGGCGGATCGCCGGCACGGTGTGCATGGACCAGTTCGTCGTCGACACGGGCGCCGACTCGGTCGGTGCCGGGGACGAAGTCGTACTCTTCGGCCCGGGCAGCCAGGGCGAGCCCACCGCGGACGAGTGGGCCGACGTGCTCGGCACCATCGGCTACGAGATCGTCACCCGGATCGGGCCGCGGGTGGCCCGCCGCTACCTGGGCGAGCGACCGTGA
- a CDS encoding alpha/beta hydrolase: protein MSRRRRFAVAGVVAGGLVASTAAVLAAQRQLASRIRHVPDPDAREPFGSLHSRGRVVLADDGVPLHVEELGDPAARPTVVFVHGFSLSMDSWHYQRRDLPDVGRLVFYDQRSHGASGRGSKEHATLDQLGRDLFSVLLSTAPEGPVVLIGHSLGGMTIMALAEQHPEMFGRRIVGVALLSTASGQIADTVFGLPRRAGRVLKIAAPVVVPRLASRSALLERGRSVSGDLSFLVTRWFAFGRHASPSLVAFLERMLAATPIDVILEFLPTFLDHDRVGALAALRGVETLILTGARDTLITPDHSQAIAEVLPDAELVQLADAGHMVTLERPALVNLHLRAFIRRAGRARRRRAASA, encoded by the coding sequence GTGAGCCGTCGCCGGAGGTTCGCCGTCGCCGGCGTCGTCGCGGGTGGGTTGGTCGCCTCGACGGCCGCGGTCCTCGCCGCCCAGCGGCAGCTGGCGTCCCGGATTCGTCACGTGCCCGACCCCGATGCCCGCGAACCGTTCGGCTCCCTGCACAGCCGGGGTCGTGTGGTCCTGGCCGACGACGGCGTTCCGCTGCACGTCGAGGAGCTCGGCGATCCCGCCGCCCGGCCGACCGTCGTGTTCGTCCATGGCTTCAGCCTGTCCATGGACAGCTGGCACTACCAGCGGCGCGACCTGCCCGACGTCGGCCGGCTGGTGTTCTACGACCAGCGCAGCCACGGCGCGTCGGGGCGTGGCTCCAAGGAGCACGCCACGCTGGATCAGCTGGGCCGCGATCTGTTCAGCGTGCTCCTGTCCACCGCGCCCGAGGGGCCGGTGGTGCTGATCGGGCATTCCCTCGGCGGGATGACCATCATGGCGCTCGCCGAGCAGCACCCCGAAATGTTCGGCCGGCGGATCGTCGGCGTCGCGCTGCTGTCCACCGCATCAGGGCAGATTGCGGACACCGTGTTCGGCCTGCCCCGGCGCGCCGGGCGGGTGCTGAAGATCGCCGCGCCGGTTGTCGTTCCGCGGTTGGCCAGCCGTTCCGCCCTGCTCGAACGCGGCCGGTCGGTGAGTGGCGACCTGTCCTTCCTGGTCACCCGCTGGTTCGCGTTCGGCCGGCACGCCTCGCCCTCCCTCGTGGCCTTCCTCGAGCGGATGCTGGCTGCCACCCCGATTGACGTCATCCTCGAGTTCCTGCCGACGTTCCTCGACCACGACCGGGTCGGGGCGCTGGCGGCTCTGCGCGGTGTCGAGACGCTCATCCTCACCGGCGCCCGGGACACGTTGATCACCCCCGACCACAGCCAGGCGATCGCCGAGGTGCTGCCCGACGCCGAGCTGGTCCAACTCGCCGACGCTGGGCACATGGTCACGCTCGAGCGTCCGGCGCTGGTCAACCTGCACCTGCGGGCGTTCATCCGCCGGGCCGGACGCGCTCGGCGCCGGCGCGCCGCGTCCGCGTGA
- a CDS encoding GNAT family N-acetyltransferase, producing the protein MSLAGLAASVATCVACPLAEGRTHAVAGEFPAGARLMLVGEAPGHDEDVSGRPFVGRAGRLLDELLDGAGLSRAEVSITNVVKCRPPDNRPPRRAELRECRSWIDRQLPLADPALVVTLGGTAAAWAFGRPVRLVDVRGRDHLLAGRVLVATFHPSAALRFGPSGAPRAGLAEDLAHAARRLRHLGAGGLAFGAVGPEIAANLLTVALAGFGTLPPLDPPSSLFGETEGIVAAELAAHPGVAAYRHGELVAGLRCRPDGSALWLRRVAVAPAEQGAGVGTCLLAWTHRWAAGLGFRETRVGVRSVLDRTRTFWQRRGYEAVAEHGYWTEYARRLGQSG; encoded by the coding sequence GTGAGCCTGGCCGGCCTGGCCGCATCCGTCGCCACGTGTGTCGCCTGCCCGCTGGCCGAGGGCCGCACCCATGCGGTGGCTGGCGAGTTCCCCGCGGGCGCCCGGCTGATGCTCGTCGGCGAGGCCCCCGGTCACGACGAGGACGTGTCCGGTCGGCCCTTTGTCGGCCGCGCCGGCCGACTTCTCGATGAGCTGCTCGACGGGGCCGGGCTCAGTCGGGCCGAGGTTTCGATCACGAACGTCGTCAAGTGCCGCCCTCCCGACAACCGGCCGCCGCGGCGGGCCGAGTTGCGGGAGTGCCGGAGCTGGATCGACCGTCAGCTCCCGCTGGCTGACCCGGCGCTCGTCGTCACCCTGGGCGGCACGGCCGCGGCCTGGGCGTTCGGCCGACCGGTTCGGCTCGTGGACGTCCGGGGCCGCGACCATCTGCTGGCCGGCCGGGTGCTCGTGGCGACGTTCCACCCGTCGGCGGCGCTGCGGTTCGGGCCGTCGGGTGCGCCACGGGCCGGGCTCGCCGAGGACCTGGCGCACGCCGCGCGACGGCTCCGACACCTGGGCGCCGGCGGTCTCGCGTTCGGTGCGGTCGGGCCGGAGATCGCGGCCAACCTGCTGACCGTTGCCCTGGCCGGCTTCGGCACGCTCCCGCCGCTGGACCCGCCGTCCAGCCTTTTCGGGGAAACCGAAGGGATCGTCGCGGCCGAGTTGGCCGCGCATCCCGGCGTTGCGGCCTACCGGCACGGCGAGCTGGTTGCCGGCCTGCGCTGCCGGCCCGACGGCTCGGCACTCTGGCTGCGTCGCGTCGCGGTCGCACCGGCCGAGCAGGGCGCCGGCGTGGGCACCTGCCTGCTCGCCTGGACGCACCGCTGGGCGGCCGGACTCGGCTTCCGGGAGACCCGGGTCGGCGTGCGCTCGGTGTTGGACCGGACCCGGACCTTCTGGCAGCGCCGAGGCTACGAAGCCGTTGCCGAGCATGGTTACTGGACGGAGTACGCGCGCCGGCTGGGTCAGAGCGGGTGA
- the tsaE gene encoding tRNA (adenosine(37)-N6)-threonylcarbamoyltransferase complex ATPase subunit type 1 TsaE translates to MRALGAEVAGDLGPGDLVLVIGALGAGKTTLVQGIGAGLGVADPVLSPTFVLAREHRGGRVPLVHVDAYRLTDAVDPSRELDALDLDTELTDAVLVVEWGEGLAERLAGDRLEIRLERAPAGEARTVTFRAVGPRWAGR, encoded by the coding sequence ATGCGAGCGCTCGGTGCCGAGGTGGCCGGCGACCTCGGGCCGGGCGACCTCGTTCTGGTCATCGGTGCGCTCGGCGCCGGCAAGACGACGCTCGTCCAGGGCATCGGGGCAGGACTCGGGGTGGCCGATCCGGTGCTGTCCCCGACCTTCGTGCTCGCCCGCGAACACCGCGGCGGCCGGGTCCCGCTCGTCCACGTCGACGCCTACCGGCTGACCGACGCCGTCGACCCCAGCCGCGAGCTCGACGCTCTGGACCTGGACACCGAGCTGACCGATGCCGTCCTCGTCGTCGAATGGGGGGAGGGGCTGGCCGAACGCCTGGCGGGAGACCGGCTGGAAATCCGGCTCGAGCGGGCGCCCGCCGGTGAGGCACGGACGGTCACCTTCCGGGCGGTCGGTCCCCGTTGGGCGGGCCGCTGA
- the tsaB gene encoding tRNA (adenosine(37)-N6)-threonylcarbamoyltransferase complex dimerization subunit type 1 TsaB, translated as MLLLGLDTSTPATTVAVLDGPRVLASGTAVDARRHGELLAPLIAATLRDAGARPGDLTAVAAGVGPGPFTGLRIGLVTAAALGDAIGIPTYGVGSLDALAGAHPGPLTVVTDARRREVYWASYDPGGTRVAGPAVDLPRVLAGRLPSGERLAGAGARLYEGDFAGFPVIPDSDYPAAAMVARLALPRAESGCPTEPLTPLYLRRPDATPPGPPKAVLRR; from the coding sequence GTGCTCCTGCTCGGACTCGACACGTCGACGCCGGCGACCACGGTGGCGGTTCTCGACGGCCCCCGGGTGCTCGCGTCCGGGACCGCCGTGGACGCCCGCCGCCATGGCGAGCTGCTGGCGCCGCTGATCGCGGCCACCCTGCGCGACGCGGGCGCTCGCCCGGGCGATCTCACGGCGGTGGCGGCCGGCGTCGGCCCTGGCCCGTTCACCGGCCTGCGGATCGGCCTGGTGACCGCCGCCGCGCTCGGCGATGCGATCGGCATCCCGACGTACGGGGTCGGCTCCCTCGACGCGCTGGCCGGTGCGCATCCGGGCCCCCTTACCGTGGTCACCGACGCCCGGCGGCGGGAGGTCTACTGGGCGAGCTACGACCCGGGCGGGACCCGGGTTGCCGGGCCGGCTGTCGACCTTCCGCGGGTGCTCGCCGGGCGGTTGCCGTCAGGCGAGCGGCTCGCCGGCGCCGGCGCTCGGCTCTACGAGGGCGACTTCGCGGGCTTCCCGGTGATCCCGGACAGCGACTACCCGGCGGCGGCCATGGTGGCCCGGCTGGCCCTGCCGCGGGCGGAGTCGGGTTGCCCGACCGAGCCGCTCACCCCGCTCTACCTGCGTCGCCCGGACGCCACACCACCGGGCCCACCCAAGGCGGTGCTGCGCCGGTGA
- the rimI gene encoding ribosomal protein S18-alanine N-acetyltransferase: MTAGLRPMAEADIPALLDIERDLFGAEAWSSVLFRSELAEIETRGYVVAADPAGIVGYAGLCAYPDDAWVQTLAVRRDRWGAGVGRMLVEWMLAEASRRGRRRVGLEVRADNRRAQDLYRRFGFEPIATRRGYYQPSNVDAVIMQREIG, encoded by the coding sequence GTGACCGCTGGGCTGCGGCCGATGGCGGAGGCGGACATCCCGGCGCTGCTGGACATCGAGCGGGACCTGTTCGGGGCCGAGGCCTGGTCGAGCGTGTTGTTCCGGTCCGAGCTCGCGGAGATCGAGACCCGGGGCTACGTCGTGGCGGCCGATCCCGCCGGGATCGTCGGCTACGCCGGTCTGTGCGCGTATCCCGACGACGCCTGGGTGCAGACGCTGGCCGTTCGCCGGGACCGCTGGGGCGCCGGAGTCGGGCGGATGCTCGTCGAGTGGATGCTCGCCGAAGCGTCCCGGCGTGGCCGCCGACGGGTCGGGCTCGAGGTGCGCGCGGACAACCGTCGAGCGCAGGACCTCTACCGACGGTTCGGCTTCGAGCCGATCGCGACCCGGCGCGGCTACTACCAGCCGAGCAACGTGGACGCCGTCATCATGCAACGGGAGATCGGGTGA